The proteins below are encoded in one region of Hordeum vulgare subsp. vulgare chromosome 3H, MorexV3_pseudomolecules_assembly, whole genome shotgun sequence:
- the LOC123445249 gene encoding exocyst complex component EXO70A3-like yields the protein MHLTTVSRSASEKVHLAVGDDPKQWWLTLIWASRCFIPQHNLLVLVHIHRPAIPTVLGAPVPASTLTEESICVHMTNMRKIIENNFKKCLQLYEVHAEILIIDNDKDVGVALVEVIKEHKITTLVMGAKRRKHGWKSRRAVALEKQADCLCNILYLHNGFVVDSRHQHTDRKIGVPSLRGCHFSGSSSNATKSSSFFNSCSTADAFDVEHLDDPSLVMNTTYIYNDSRFNAIIGLKSFDSFRELVNQQILAEHSRDLYQAFHIKYCDIFTGCQFIGGFDSLIGVDSQNLGDAHWKSIKSWPAVLDYIVSVLKTLKMQLLMQNHRACNGFTHDDLSEAVKIPIRRLFAVASMVSDLEVRKSPEKLFCVLNMYTALVDAAPTLRKVFSTKSIRDVLGELEDSVRGILKELKGLIHTYNSPKVVLDGDILPISGYLMRYIVLLVKHKVSLDTILGHDYTDSLLKVEGMSLTGGLVSGLITDLESVIDKQSKQCAASKGLRCIFLMNNIHFILQEVKQSDVQLTVKAKWFEKRQSCIKGYIKSYLSALWVPVTSTLEVARSVPPSKRARTNLLNFWYTAPSLTPLQSFASAFNEACSCQICWKVPSPALRDELRVKILEFVSRAYHGHLESQRQSAEQNANDFELEWKRKISELFEG from the exons ATGCATCTGACAACTGTATCCCGATCTGCGAGTGAGAAGGTACACCTGGCAGTGGGGGATGATCCTAAGCAGTGGTGGCTCACTCTCATATGGGCTTcgcgctgcttcatcccacagcaTAACTTGTTGGTTCTTGTCCACATCCACAGGCCAGCTATCCCAA CGGTATTGGGAGCTCCGGTGCCAGCGAGTACGTTGACAGAAGAAAGTATTTGTGTGCACATGACGAATATGAGAAAAATAATTGAGAATAACTTCAAGAAGTGCTTGCAATTGTATGAG GTCCATGCGGAGATACTCATAATTGACAATGATAAAGATGTGGGCGTTGCACTTGTGGAGGTAATCAAAGAGCATAAGATTACCACACTCGTTATGGGTGCTAAAAGAAG AAAACATGGCTGGAAGAGCAGGAGAGCAGTTGCTTTGGAGAAACAAGCTGATTGTTTGTGCAATATTCTGTACCTCCATAACGGATTTGTTGTTGACAGCAG GCATCAGCACACAGACAGAAAAATTGGCGTGCCTTCTTTGAGAGGTTGCCACTTCTCAGGCAGTAGTAGTAATGCCACGAAATCCTCTTCTTTCTTCAACTCATGTAGCACCGCTGACGCCTTTGATGTGGAACATCTTGATGACCCTTCCCTAGTGATGAATACTACCTATATATACAATGATAGTAGATTCAACGCTATAATTGGTCTCAAGTCATTTGACAGTTTCAGGGAGCTAGTAAACCAGCAAATTTTAGCTGAGCACTCAAGGGACCTGTACCAGGCATTTCACATCAAGTACTGCGACATCTTCACTGGGTGCCAGTTCATTGGTGGCTTTGACTCACTCATTGGAGTAGATTCACAAAATTTAGGGGATGCGCATTGGAAATCCATCAAGAGCTGGCCTGCAGTGTTGGACTATATTGTCAGTGTTCTCAAGACATTGAAGATGCAACTCCTCATGCAAAATCATCGTGCATGCAATGGATTTACACATGATGACCTTTCAGAAGCAGTGAAAATACCTATTAGGCGTCTGTTCGCTGTTGCTTCAATGGTATCTGACCTTGAGGTGCGAAAGTCACCAGAGAAGCTATTCTGCGTATTGAACATGTACACAGCACTCGTGGATGCTGCCCCCACTCTCAGGAAAGTCTTCTCTACAAAATCCATCAGAGATGTTCTTGGAGAACTGGAAGACTCTGTAAGGGGAATACTTAAAGAACTTAAAGGCTTgattcacacttacaactcaccaAAAGTAGTGCTGGATGGAGATATTCTGCCGATCTCTGGGTACCTCATGAGATATATTGTGCTCCTAGTGAAGCATAAAGTTTCACTTGATACGATTCTAGGTCATGATTACACTGACAGTCTGTTGAAAGTTGAGGGAATGAGTTTAACAGGTGGTCTAGTATCTGGACTCATCACTGATCTGGAATCAGTAATTGATAAACAATCAAAGCAATGTGCTGCTTCTAAAGGACTCCGGTGCATATTCTTGATGAACAACATACACTTCATACTTCAAGAAGTCAAGCAATCAGATGTACAGTTGACTGTCAAAGCCAAGTGGTTTGAGAAACGCCAATCCTGCATCAAGGGGTACATAAAGAGTTACCTATCTGCATTATGGGTACCTGTTACGTCCACCTTGGAGGTTGCAAGAAGCGTGCCTCCCAGTAAAAGGGCAAGGACAAACTTGCTCAACTTCTGGTACACTGCTCCGTCTCTGACTCCCTTGCAGAGTTTTGCTTCGGCTTTCAATGAAGCTTGCAGTTGCCAGATTTGTTGGAAGGTACCCAGTCCAGCTCTTCGAGATGAGCTTCGTGTGAAGATCCTTGAGTTTGTTAGTCGAGCGTACCATGGACACTTGGAAAGTCAGAGACAGTCTGCAGAACAAAATGCGAATGATTTTGAATTGGAGTGGAAAAGAAAAATTAGCGAATTGTTTGAAGGATGA
- the LOC123445248 gene encoding putative disease resistance protein RGA3 yields MVPSSAVAAAGAAAGWLVSPLLQCLGDRARSFADDLARYLPGGAGDARADLARLSDELLRLKVTAANVEHARRRPSDPALAAWIHRLRDAAHDADDLLDDIHYGRLADSLAAPRHKLRRILNFPFSLCRRLFCSDEPLSRLPSVLKKLIAASTAYAEMAHLVKLDAAASPRLGNGPAGNVSSAVPVDDTLFGRGRELAELMERLVGYSDPGPAQLANQGVPVVAIVGDGGIGKTTLVQMAFNHVNFQVHFDLRMWVGVSSCMNLLKLTREILQLATEGKDYRGVVNFNYLQDLLRSAVAGKRFLLILDDIWVDNGMTNSQNVDQWKELLSPLKNGQQDSRVVVTTRMKMVADMLGVRIPMMLNGLGTEEHWLLLKKHALSCEKSCEYPQLQEIGRKIALKLRGSPLAAKVIGGMLNVDRRVRYWNSILEADIHGDVVTTLLSSYYHLPPQLQCCFAYCSIFPKNWKFEPKKLVRMWISQGFIQMENGRSMEDCGREYFKQLLSRSFFQTLKQGNKMVYLMHDLIHDLAHMVSDGDCGRVEGDMSRNILPTVRHLSVSSNSLGLIKNQYDLKRLRTLIVFRDPLMPPNPIPDSFLAEIKNVRTLDFTGCDISRLPEAIDLLTHLRYIALPDTIKTIPESVSRLLHLQTFDIPKCQLDRFPESMNHLTSLRHLRIDSKYISMIRGIGSLVNLQGSVEFHVKKEKGQTIEELKDMKDLHGVLNIKNLENVQCKEEACKAQLANKQHVNILKFEWSFANVDFGRNIDAEILNCLQPHPNLEELHIARYKGASSPRWLELKTLSHLKALYLVNCRRWKFLPPLGQLTTLRVLHLKEMNSVTEIGPMFYGGLMAFRSLKDLEFDDMPNLVHWTGEAGDSFFPSLQKLKISNCPKLIEVPLLPYTTKRVTVERSKEVSYLRLSPYCSSRSSKFMLEISCASILSEGFLLHQRHLEATEVLNIRGPWGSVAAENFQVLTSLRKLRLCQCDMDGTRLNLCLQHLSCLDSLEIIDCQNIISFVLPVGSRYFTTFQHLCLENCQNLSSLATLESSIFLKSLIIERCPMITAESLPSALGRMISLNKLSISYCPGFQSLPSSIPPSLEFLQLVGCDPRLTEGLLERQGPEWEKIAFISQITI; encoded by the coding sequence ATGGTTCCATCGTCCGCGGTTGCCGCGGCCGGCGCGGCGGCGGGTTGGCTGGTGTCGCCGCTGCTGCAGTGCCTGGGCGACCGGGCCAGGTCCTTCGCCGACGACCTCGCGCGCTACCTCCCGGGAGGAGCTGGGGACGCGCGCGCCGACCTCGCGCGCCTCTCCGACGAGCTCCTCCGCCTCAAGGTGACCGCCGCCAACGTCGAGCACGCCCGGCGCCGCCCCTCCGACCCCGCTCTCGCCGCCTGGATCCACCGCCTCAGGGACGCGGCCCACGACGCCGACGACCTCCTCGACGACATCCACTACGGCCGCCTCGCCGACTCCCTCGCCGCCCCCCGCCATAAGCTCCGCCGCATCCTCAACTTTCCCTTCTCCCTCTGCCGCCGCCTGTTCTGCTCCGACGAGCCCCTAAGCAGGCTGCCCTCCGTCCTCAAGAAGCTCATCGCCGCCTCCACGGCCTACGCTGAGATGGCCCACCTCGTCAAGCTGGACGCGGCCGCCTCTCCGCGGCTTGGTAACGGACCGGCCGGCAACGTTAGCTCTGCCGTCCCGGTCGACGACACTCTCTTTGGCCGGGGCCGCGAGCTcgccgaactgatggaaaggttAGTCGGGTATAGTGACCCTGGCCCTGCTCAACTCGCGAACCAGGGTGTCccggttgttgccattgttggcgATGGTGGCATTGGCAAGACGACGCTGGTGCAGATGGCCTTCAATCATGTGAACTTCCAGGTTCATTTCGATCTCCGGATGTGGGTGGGCGTATCGAGCTGTATGAATCTGTTGAAGCTTACTAGGGAGATATTGCAGCTGGCTACAGAGGGGAAGGACTATCGCGGGGTAGTCAATTTTAATTATCTGCAGGACCTGTTGCGTTCTGCCGTTGCAGGGAAGAGGTTCTTGCTCATCCTTGATGATATTTGGGTTGATAATGGGATGACGAATTCGCAGAACGTGGACCAGTGGAAGGAGCTactatcacctctgaagaatggtCAGCAAGATAGCAGAGTAGTTGTCACTACACGCATGAAGATGGTGGCTGACATGCTAGGTGTAAGGATCCCAATGATGCTGAATGGGTtgggtaccgaagagcattggttGTTGCTCAAGAAGCACGCATTGAGTTGTGAGAAGAGTTGTGAATATCCACAGTTGCAGGAGATTGGGAGAAAGATTGCTTTGAAGCTAAGAGGATCCCCTCTCGCAGCTAAAGTTATTGGTGGGATGCTTAATGTTGATCGAAGGGTAAGGTATTGGAACAGTATCTTGGAGGCAGATATTCATGGTGATGTTGTCACCACACTTTTGTCTAGCTATTATCATCTGCCACCACAATTGCAATGTTGCTTTGCATATTGCAGTATATTTCCGAAGAATTGGAAGTTTGAGCCTAAGAAACTTGTTAGGATGTGGATATCTCAGGGTTTCATTCAGATGGAAAATGGCAGAAGCATGGAGGATTGTGGTAGAGAATATTTCAAACAACTTTTGTCGAGATCATTCTTTCAGACGCTCAAGCAAGGAAACAAAATGGTCTATCTCATGCATGACTTGATTCATGACTTGGCACACATGGTTTCTGATGGTGATTGTGGGAGGGTCGAAGGTGATATGTCCAGAAACATACTGCCAACTGTTAGACACTTGTCAGTTTCAAGTAACTCTCTAGGACTGATAAAAAACCAATATGACTTGAAGAGATTAAGGACACTAATTGTGTTTAGAGATCCGTTGATGCCTCCGAATCCTATTCCAGATAGTTTTCTTGCTGAGATAAAGAATGTGCGCACGTTGGATTTTACTGGATGTGATATATCCAGGTTACCTGAAGCAATTGACCTACTAACTCATCTACGCTACATAGCACTTCCTGATACTATCAAGACAATACCTGAATCTGTGAGCAGATTACTGCATCTCCAGACTTTCGATATTCCGAAGTGCCAGCTTGATAGATTTCCTGAGAGTATGAACCACTTGACCAGCTTGCGACATCTTCGCATTGATTCAAAGTACATCTCTATGATAAGAGGTATCGGTAGTCTGGTTAACCTTCAAGGTTCTGTTGAGTTCCATGTTAAAAAGGAGAAGGGGCAAACCATAGAAGAGTTGAAGGATATGAAGGATCTTCATGGGGTTCTTAACATCAAGAATCTGGAAAATGTTCAATGCAAAGAGGAAGCTTGCAAAGCTCAATTGGCAAACAAGCAGCATGTGaacattttaaaatttgaatggaGCTTTGCCAATGTAGATTTTGGTCGCAACATAGATGCTGAAATATTGAACTGCTTACAACCTCACCCCAATCTGGAGGAACTTCACATTGCAAGGTACAAAGGGGCATCATCGCCGAGGTGGTTGGAGCTGAAAACGCTATCCCACCTGAAAGCTCTGTATCTAGTTAATTGCAGAAGGTGGAAGTTTCTTCCTCCTCTGGGGCAGCTTACAACCCTGAGGGTGTTGCACTTGAAGGAAATGAATTCTGTTACTGAAATTGGCCCTATGTTCTATGGCGGGTTGATGGCATTTCGATCACTAAAGGATCTTGAATTTGATGACATGCCGAATTTAGTTCATTGGACAGGAGAAGCTGGTGACTCTTTCTTCCCTTCCCTGCAAAAGTTGAAGATTTCAAACTGTCCAAAGTTGATTGAAGTGCCCTTGCTTCCTTATACAACAAAAAGAGTGACGGTAGAACGAAGTAAAGAAGTTTCATATCTCAGGTTGTCGCCTTATTGTTCATCTAGATCAAGCAAATTCATGTTGGAAATTTCTTGTGCAAGTATTCTGAGTGAAGGGTTCTTGTTACATCAGCGACACCTTGAAGCTACTGAGGTTCTAAACATTAGGGGTCCTTGGGGATCAGTGGCTGCCGAAAATTTTCAGGTACTAACATCACTAAGAAAACTACGGTTATGCCAGTGCGACATGGATGGTACAAGGCTGAATTTGTGTTTGCAACACTTAAGTTGTCTTGATTCCTTGGAAATAATTGACTGCCAGAATATCATATCGTTTGTCTTGCCAGTTGGTTCAAGGTATTTTACAACATTTCAACACTTGTGCCTTGAGAATTGCCAGAACCTTTCCTCGTTGGCTACCTTGGAAAGCTCCATTTTCCTGAAAAGTTTGATCATTGAGAGGTGTCCAATGATCACAGCAGAGTCCTTACCTTCTGCGCTGGGGAGAATGATATCTCTTAATAAACTGAGTATATCATATTGCCCAGGGTTTCAGTCATTACCGAGCAGTATCCCACCGTCCTTGGAATTTCTTCAGCTGGTTGGATGCGACCCGAGGTTGACTGAAGGTTTACTTGAGAGGCAAGGTCCAGAGTGGGAGAAGATTGCCTTTATCTCCCAAATCACAATATAA